From Chloroflexota bacterium, a single genomic window includes:
- a CDS encoding ABC transporter substrate-binding protein, with amino-acid sequence MSRVTVLLMVLLAVACGSPASGPRSASSGDAASAGGDRAPGQPSRLAVAIAQETGGLATKLDTIATSYAAEYHFMTNSPLTLLDAHDAVLPRLAQGLVSQDDGTWRIDPDGTMRTTWTIRSGALWHDGSPVTAADFAFALRVYQDPEISVVTREPEQLIDHIDILDDRAFVVAWSRPYAQADRLGPGQLEPLPEHLLAESYERDRAVFQSSPFWTGPAYVGNGPYQLTQWEQGVQLIFRAFDRYYLGKPSIDEITFHVISDPNTVVANLLSGSIDATVGITLPPSAGAIVRETWDRTGDGRVLTFPTSTRFARFQLDPARSGQPALLDKRVRQAVVHALDRDTIAGGVSMGMLPAALNLLIPENQYYERVRQLAPPLSYDRSRALALLGDAGWTRSPNGAVVGPDGQPLSFEIRTPRAGDNEPQMNLVASDLRAIGIDVTETLIPAPRLKDLEYMS; translated from the coding sequence GTGTCCAGGGTCACGGTTCTCCTCATGGTCCTCCTCGCAGTCGCGTGCGGGAGCCCGGCGAGCGGTCCTCGCTCCGCCTCCAGCGGCGACGCCGCGAGCGCCGGCGGCGACCGAGCCCCGGGTCAGCCCTCGCGCCTCGCCGTGGCCATCGCCCAGGAAACGGGCGGCCTCGCGACCAAGCTCGACACCATCGCCACGTCCTACGCGGCCGAGTACCACTTCATGACCAACAGCCCGCTCACCCTTCTCGATGCGCACGATGCCGTCCTCCCCCGCCTCGCGCAGGGCCTCGTGTCCCAGGACGACGGCACGTGGCGCATCGACCCGGACGGCACGATGCGGACGACCTGGACGATCCGGTCCGGGGCCCTTTGGCACGACGGCTCCCCCGTGACGGCTGCCGATTTCGCCTTCGCCCTGCGCGTCTACCAGGACCCCGAGATCTCGGTCGTCACGCGCGAGCCCGAGCAGCTCATCGACCATATCGATATCCTGGACGATCGCGCGTTCGTGGTGGCCTGGAGCAGACCGTACGCCCAGGCCGATCGCCTGGGGCCGGGTCAGCTCGAACCCCTGCCCGAGCACCTCCTCGCGGAATCTTACGAACGAGACCGCGCCGTCTTTCAGAGCAGCCCGTTCTGGACTGGTCCCGCTTACGTCGGAAACGGGCCCTATCAACTCACCCAATGGGAGCAGGGTGTCCAGCTCATCTTTCGCGCCTTCGATCGCTACTATCTCGGGAAGCCCAGTATCGATGAGATCACCTTCCACGTGATCTCCGATCCCAACACGGTCGTCGCCAATCTCTTGAGCGGATCGATCGATGCGACGGTTGGCATCACGCTTCCCCCTTCTGCCGGCGCGATCGTTCGCGAGACCTGGGACCGGACCGGCGACGGTCGCGTGCTCACATTCCCCACCAGCACCCGGTTCGCTCGCTTTCAGCTCGACCCAGCCCGCTCCGGCCAGCCTGCGCTTCTCGACAAGCGCGTCCGCCAGGCCGTCGTCCACGCGCTGGATCGCGACACCATCGCCGGCGGCGTGTCAATGGGGATGCTCCCGGCCGCGCTCAACCTCCTCATCCCCGAGAACCAGTACTACGAGCGGGTTCGTCAGCTCGCTCCTCCATTGTCCTACGACCGGAGCCGCGCCCTCGCCCTGCTGGGAGACGCGGGCTGGACGCGCTCACCGAACGGCGCCGTGGTTGGCCCGGATGGCCAGCCCCTCAGCTTCGAGATCCGCACGCCGAGAGCTGGCGACAACGAGCCGCAGATGAACCTCGTCGCCAGCGATCTCCGCGCCATCGGCATTGATGTGACCGAGACGCTGATCCCCGCCCCCCGGCTGAAAGACCTCGAGTACATGAGCC